From Salvia splendens isolate huo1 chromosome 16, SspV2, whole genome shotgun sequence, a single genomic window includes:
- the LOC121770888 gene encoding protein ANTHESIS POMOTING FACTOR 1-like isoform X1, producing MAGGQSEREDKVSLELTEEILQSMEVGMAFRDYNGRISSMDFHKTSGYLVTASDDESIRLYDVASATCLKTINSKKYGVDLVSFTSHPTTVIYSSKNGWDESLRLLSLHDNKYLRYFKGHHDRVVSLSLCSRNDCFVSGSLDRTVLLWDQRAEKCQGLLRVQGRPAAAYDDQGLVFSVAFGGYIRMFDTRKYEKGPFDIFSLGGDVSEANVVKFSNDGGLILLTTSNGHIHVLDSFRGTLLSTHNVKPVSSNSTLEASFSPDGTFVISGSGDGSVYVWSVRSGKEVASWMSTEAEPPVIKWAPGNLMFVTGSSELSFWIPDLSKLAAYVGRK from the exons ATGGCGG GAGGTCAGTCGGAGAGAGAAGACAAAGTTTCATTAGAACTGACGGAGGAAATCCTTCAGAGTATGGAAGTTGGAATGGCGTTCCGCGACTAT AATGGAAGAATCAGTTCAATGGATTTCCATAAGACATCAGGTTATTTGGTAACTGCTAGCGATGATGAATCCATTCGTCTCTATGATGTTGCTAGTGCAAC ATGTTTGAAGACAATAAACAGTAAAAAATATGGAGTTGATCTGGTTAGCTTTACCTCTCATCCTACAACTGTTATTTACTCGTCAAAGAATGGCTGGGATG AATCACTACGACTTCTTTCGTTGCATGATAACAAGTACTTGAGGTACTTCAAGGGTCATCATGACAG GGTTGTTTCGCTGAGTCTCTGCTCCAGAAATGATTGTTTTGTTTCTGGGTCACTGGATAGAACTGTATTGCTTTGGGACCAAAGGGCTGAGAAATGTCAG GGTCTTCTACGTGTTCAAGGGAGACCAGCTGCAGCTTATGACGATCAAGGACTTGTTTTTTCTGTTGCCTTTGGAGGATACATAAGAATGTTTGATACTAGGAAATATGAAAAG GGCCCTTTTGACATATTTTCTCTTGGGGGAGATGTTTCAGAAGCCAATGTTGTGAAGTTCAGTAATGACGGAGGACTTATACTCCTGACGACGTCAAATGGACATATTCATGTCCTTGATTCCTTCCGTGGAACCCTT TTGTCGACACACAATGTCAAGCCAGTTTCAAGCAATTCTACTTTGGAGGCTTCTTTCAGTCCCGACGGAACGTTTGTCATATCAG GTTCTGGAGATGGTAGTGTTTACGTTTGGAGTGTTCGGAGTGGAAAAGAG GTTGCCAGTTGGATGAGTACTGAAGCAGAACCACCTGTAATCAAATGGGCTCCAGGAAACTTAATGTTTGTAACTGGCTCTTCTGAATTATCCTTTTGGATACCCGACTTATCTAAACTCGCAGCTTACGTTGGAAGGAAGTAG
- the LOC121770888 gene encoding protein ANTHESIS POMOTING FACTOR 1-like isoform X2, whose protein sequence is MDFHKTSGYLVTASDDESIRLYDVASATCLKTINSKKYGVDLVSFTSHPTTVIYSSKNGWDESLRLLSLHDNKYLRYFKGHHDRVVSLSLCSRNDCFVSGSLDRTVLLWDQRAEKCQGLLRVQGRPAAAYDDQGLVFSVAFGGYIRMFDTRKYEKGPFDIFSLGGDVSEANVVKFSNDGGLILLTTSNGHIHVLDSFRGTLLSTHNVKPVSSNSTLEASFSPDGTFVISGSGDGSVYVWSVRSGKEVASWMSTEAEPPVIKWAPGNLMFVTGSSELSFWIPDLSKLAAYVGRK, encoded by the exons ATGGATTTCCATAAGACATCAGGTTATTTGGTAACTGCTAGCGATGATGAATCCATTCGTCTCTATGATGTTGCTAGTGCAAC ATGTTTGAAGACAATAAACAGTAAAAAATATGGAGTTGATCTGGTTAGCTTTACCTCTCATCCTACAACTGTTATTTACTCGTCAAAGAATGGCTGGGATG AATCACTACGACTTCTTTCGTTGCATGATAACAAGTACTTGAGGTACTTCAAGGGTCATCATGACAG GGTTGTTTCGCTGAGTCTCTGCTCCAGAAATGATTGTTTTGTTTCTGGGTCACTGGATAGAACTGTATTGCTTTGGGACCAAAGGGCTGAGAAATGTCAG GGTCTTCTACGTGTTCAAGGGAGACCAGCTGCAGCTTATGACGATCAAGGACTTGTTTTTTCTGTTGCCTTTGGAGGATACATAAGAATGTTTGATACTAGGAAATATGAAAAG GGCCCTTTTGACATATTTTCTCTTGGGGGAGATGTTTCAGAAGCCAATGTTGTGAAGTTCAGTAATGACGGAGGACTTATACTCCTGACGACGTCAAATGGACATATTCATGTCCTTGATTCCTTCCGTGGAACCCTT TTGTCGACACACAATGTCAAGCCAGTTTCAAGCAATTCTACTTTGGAGGCTTCTTTCAGTCCCGACGGAACGTTTGTCATATCAG GTTCTGGAGATGGTAGTGTTTACGTTTGGAGTGTTCGGAGTGGAAAAGAG GTTGCCAGTTGGATGAGTACTGAAGCAGAACCACCTGTAATCAAATGGGCTCCAGGAAACTTAATGTTTGTAACTGGCTCTTCTGAATTATCCTTTTGGATACCCGACTTATCTAAACTCGCAGCTTACGTTGGAAGGAAGTAG